One segment of Nostoc piscinale CENA21 DNA contains the following:
- the murC gene encoding UDP-N-acetylmuramate--L-alanine ligase: MNNAVDFGGRPFHFIGIGGIGMSALAYVLAKRQLPVSGSDVRPNHITRKLESIGTHIFGKQEASNLEFFRPKVMTNEAALSSQELSDAIESSLPQVICSTAINTNNLEYKAALELGCPILHRSDVLAALIADYKSIAVAGTHGKTTTSSMIGYMLLQAGLDPTILVGGEVNAWEGNARLGESEYLVAEADESDGSLVKHAPEIGIITNIELDHPDHYDTLDEVVDTFQKFAQGCKTLIGSIDCETVRDRLKPTISYSLHQDTNADYSVTNIDYRHDGTTALVWERGKALGVLKLRLLGRHNLSNALAAVAVGRVLNLEFGEIAKAIATFEGARRRFEFRGEVDGITFIDDYAHHPSELRATLAAARLQARPGQRVVAIFQPHRYSRTLTFLEEFSESFAHADLVVLTDIYSAGEPNLGQISGEQLAAEVGKFHPQVVYQPTLPQVREFLLKTLRPSDLALFLGAGNLNQVIPELITTLCEAATATS; this comes from the coding sequence ATGAATAATGCTGTGGATTTTGGCGGTAGACCATTCCATTTCATTGGAATTGGTGGCATAGGTATGTCTGCTCTGGCTTATGTTTTAGCCAAGCGTCAATTGCCAGTATCAGGTTCAGATGTTCGTCCGAATCATATTACGCGCAAGTTAGAATCTATCGGTACACATATTTTTGGTAAGCAAGAAGCAAGTAATCTTGAATTCTTTCGCCCCAAGGTGATGACGAATGAAGCAGCATTAAGTTCACAAGAATTATCAGATGCTATTGAGTCCTCATTACCTCAAGTAATTTGTTCCACTGCAATTAACACTAACAATTTAGAATATAAAGCTGCTTTAGAATTAGGCTGTCCGATATTACATCGTTCAGATGTACTTGCTGCTTTGATTGCTGATTATAAAAGTATTGCTGTAGCAGGTACTCATGGTAAAACTACAACCAGTAGCATGATTGGTTACATGCTCCTACAGGCTGGTTTAGATCCCACCATTTTGGTAGGCGGTGAAGTCAATGCTTGGGAAGGCAATGCTCGCTTAGGTGAAAGTGAATATTTAGTAGCAGAAGCAGATGAATCTGATGGTTCTTTGGTGAAACATGCGCCGGAGATTGGCATTATCACTAATATTGAACTAGACCACCCTGACCACTACGACACATTAGATGAAGTGGTCGATACTTTCCAAAAATTTGCCCAAGGTTGCAAGACCTTAATTGGCAGTATTGATTGTGAAACAGTACGCGATCGCCTAAAACCGACAATCAGCTACAGTCTACATCAAGATACAAATGCTGACTATAGCGTGACCAATATTGACTATCGTCACGATGGCACCACAGCTTTAGTTTGGGAACGCGGTAAAGCTTTAGGTGTATTAAAATTACGCTTACTCGGTCGGCATAACTTGAGCAATGCTTTAGCCGCAGTGGCTGTTGGTCGCGTTTTAAATTTAGAATTCGGTGAAATTGCCAAAGCTATTGCCACTTTTGAAGGTGCAAGACGACGCTTTGAGTTTCGCGGAGAAGTTGATGGCATTACATTTATTGATGATTATGCCCATCACCCCAGCGAACTGCGAGCTACCCTTGCGGCTGCGCGTCTTCAGGCTAGACCAGGACAAAGAGTGGTGGCGATCTTCCAACCCCACCGTTACAGCCGGACACTGACATTTTTAGAAGAATTTTCTGAGTCCTTTGCTCATGCTGATTTGGTTGTCTTGACTGATATTTACAGTGCAGGGGAACCCAACTTAGGGCAAATCAGTGGGGAACAGTTAGCAGCAGAAGTTGGTAAATTTCATCCCCAGGTGGTGTATCAACCAACTTTACCCCAAGTGCGCGAGTTTTTACTCAAAACGCTACGCCCCAGCGACTTAGCTTTGTTCCTTGGTGCAGGAAATCTCAATCAAGTCATACCAGAATTAATTACTACACTTTGTGAGGCTGCTACAGCCACATCTTAA
- the efp gene encoding elongation factor P: MISSNDFRPGVSIVLDGSVWRVVDFLHVKPGKGSAFVRTTLKNVQSGKVLERTFRAGETVPQATLEKSTMQHTYKEGDEFVFMDMETYEEGRLSAAQIGDRVKYLKEGMEVNVVRWDDVVLEVELPNSVVLEVTQTDPGVKGDTATGGTKPATVETGAIVMVPLFISQGERIRIDTREDKYLGRE; the protein is encoded by the coding sequence ATGATCTCTAGTAACGACTTTCGACCCGGTGTATCAATTGTATTAGACGGGTCTGTATGGCGGGTGGTAGATTTTCTCCACGTTAAACCCGGTAAAGGTTCGGCGTTTGTCCGCACCACACTCAAAAACGTCCAAAGTGGCAAGGTTCTTGAAAGAACTTTCCGGGCTGGGGAAACTGTGCCACAAGCAACTTTGGAAAAAAGCACAATGCAGCATACCTATAAAGAGGGCGATGAGTTCGTCTTTATGGATATGGAAACTTATGAAGAAGGACGACTCAGTGCTGCACAAATTGGCGATCGCGTCAAATACCTCAAGGAAGGTATGGAAGTTAACGTGGTTCGTTGGGACGATGTAGTTCTAGAAGTAGAATTGCCTAATTCTGTAGTATTAGAAGTTACACAAACTGATCCTGGTGTCAAGGGTGATACAGCTACAGGTGGTACTAAGCCAGCCACAGTAGAAACAGGTGCAATTGTAATGGTTCCCTTGTTTATTTCTCAAGGAGAACGGATTCGGATTGATACGCGTGAAGATAAATATTTAGGCAGGGAATAA
- a CDS encoding peptidylprolyl isomerase: protein MFKLIKSWLKSSLVTILLVIIFLGINTAGWTPSSNAALPSGNAITDGKALLRYALPIKNEPVRQLQASLEDISTQLRANRRWGAVSKDLSKASRVLDKPSQILASIPEERQLQAQAWVDELKSGVTKLQELTQSKDKEQILQARNKLLNLVSLLEESMVQEFPFEVPEEYSNLPQLKGRATIEFKTNKGDLTVVVDGYSAPVTAGNFVDLVQRGFYNGLEFTRSEESYVLQTGDPPGKEQGFIDPKTGKYRAVPLEILVEGDKAPTYGITLEDAGRYLDMPVLPFSSFGALAMARPESQVNGGSSQVFFFLFEPELTPAGRNLLDGRYSVFGYLTEGKDILDKLKAGDKIESATVIQGIENLVQPQAA, encoded by the coding sequence ATGTTTAAGTTAATAAAATCCTGGCTAAAGTCCAGCCTAGTAACAATACTGTTGGTAATTATATTTTTAGGCATCAATACAGCTGGCTGGACTCCCTCCAGTAATGCCGCCTTGCCCTCTGGCAATGCAATTACCGACGGCAAAGCTTTGTTGCGTTATGCACTCCCAATTAAAAATGAACCAGTCAGGCAACTGCAAGCCAGTCTAGAAGACATATCAACTCAGTTGCGGGCTAATCGACGCTGGGGTGCTGTCTCCAAAGACCTGAGTAAAGCATCTCGAGTTCTTGATAAGCCTTCACAAATCTTAGCAAGCATCCCCGAAGAACGCCAACTCCAAGCCCAGGCATGGGTTGATGAGTTAAAATCTGGTGTGACTAAATTGCAAGAATTGACACAATCCAAAGATAAAGAACAAATTCTGCAAGCACGAAACAAATTGCTGAATTTAGTTTCTTTACTAGAAGAGTCAATGGTGCAGGAATTTCCCTTTGAAGTTCCTGAAGAGTACAGTAATTTACCCCAACTCAAAGGTCGTGCCACCATTGAATTTAAGACCAACAAAGGCGACTTAACCGTTGTTGTCGATGGTTATAGCGCACCTGTTACGGCAGGTAACTTTGTAGATTTAGTCCAAAGGGGTTTTTATAACGGGTTAGAATTTACTCGTTCTGAAGAATCCTACGTCTTGCAAACAGGCGACCCCCCAGGCAAAGAACAAGGCTTTATTGACCCCAAAACAGGTAAGTACAGAGCCGTTCCTTTAGAAATTCTGGTAGAAGGGGATAAAGCACCAACTTATGGCATTACCTTAGAAGACGCTGGTCGTTATTTAGATATGCCAGTTTTACCTTTTTCTTCCTTTGGTGCATTAGCAATGGCGCGTCCCGAAAGCCAAGTTAATGGCGGTTCATCGCAAGTGTTCTTCTTCTTGTTTGAACCAGAACTCACACCCGCCGGACGTAACTTGCTGGATGGACGTTACTCAGTTTTTGGTTATCTCACAGAAGGCAAAGATATCTTAGATAAACTCAAAGCCGGTGACAAAATCGAATCTGCAACTGTAATCCAAGGCATAGAAAACCTCGTCCAACCCCAAGCAGCCTAA
- a CDS encoding Uma2 family endonuclease: MATKPVTNFTFEEYLTYDDGTGFHYELVDGRLELINIPTIEHFLIAKFLEQLLDAEIKRLSLLELTFQQTGIRTGRNKSRLTDLCVVTQEQARDLLKASAVFETPPLLSIEVVSPDSIKRDYRHKRSEYAAVGVAEYWIVDPLELKITVLLLEEGFYEETVFTADQKIVSRTFPELAIAPHQIFAAGNL; the protein is encoded by the coding sequence ATGGCCACTAAACCAGTAACAAATTTCACATTTGAAGAGTACTTAACTTATGATGATGGTACTGGTTTTCACTATGAACTAGTTGATGGCAGGCTGGAATTAATTAACATCCCGACGATAGAACATTTCTTAATTGCTAAATTCCTTGAGCAACTGCTAGATGCAGAAATCAAGCGGTTGAGTTTACTTGAGTTGACGTTTCAGCAAACTGGGATAAGGACGGGAAGAAATAAATCTAGGTTAACTGATTTGTGTGTAGTAACACAGGAGCAAGCCAGAGATTTATTAAAGGCTTCAGCCGTATTTGAGACACCACCATTACTGAGTATAGAAGTAGTCAGTCCAGATTCTATCAAGCGGGACTATCGCCATAAGCGGTCTGAGTATGCGGCGGTTGGAGTGGCGGAATATTGGATTGTAGACCCATTAGAATTAAAAATTACTGTTTTATTGCTGGAAGAAGGATTTTACGAAGAAACAGTATTTACTGCTGACCAGAAAATTGTATCGCGGACGTTTCCAGAATTAGCGATCGCTCCTCATCAAATATTCGCTGCGGGAAATCTATAA
- a CDS encoding low molecular weight protein-tyrosine-phosphatase: protein MPYKLLFVCLGNICRSPSAENIMNHLVDQVGLSNSILCDSAGTSSYHIGSPPDRRMSAAAAAKLGIQLRGRARQFAKSDFQEFDLILAMDRDNYNDILSLDPTGKYHHKVRLMCDSCTRHNLKEVPDPYYGGVEGFNQVIDLLVDACEGLLQEITQQELQA from the coding sequence ATGCCCTACAAGCTTTTGTTTGTCTGTCTGGGAAACATCTGTCGTTCGCCATCGGCAGAAAACATCATGAATCATCTCGTCGATCAGGTTGGATTAAGTAACAGCATTCTCTGTGATTCTGCTGGTACATCTAGCTATCACATTGGTAGTCCGCCTGACCGCCGGATGAGTGCGGCGGCGGCTGCTAAATTAGGAATTCAACTGCGTGGTCGAGCCAGACAATTTGCCAAGTCAGATTTTCAGGAGTTTGATTTGATTTTGGCAATGGATAGAGATAATTATAATGATATTCTCTCCCTTGATCCCACTGGCAAATATCACCACAAAGTGCGTTTAATGTGTGATTCTTGCACTCGACATAACCTCAAAGAAGTTCCAGATCCCTACTACGGAGGAGTGGAGGGATTTAATCAAGTCATTGATTTACTAGTGGATGCTTGTGAAGGTCTACTTCAGGAGATTACGCAGCAAGAATTACAAGCGTAA
- the murB gene encoding UDP-N-acetylmuramate dehydrogenase, which produces MKISQAAGNICTVSATPTQKQETDKSSDNKIIYLPGTDCMIRSQAALSAFTSYRVGGAAEWYVAPRNLEALQASLNYAKEHNLTVTILGAGSNLLVSDRGLPGLVVATRHLRHSHFDPETGLLTVAAGEAIPSLAWEAAQLGWQGLEWAVGIPGTVGGAVVMNAGAHNSCIADILVSAEILSPDGTLETLSPEQMGYSYRTSLLQGSDRIVTQATFQLQPGADPATVLAVTKQHKQHRLSTQPYNFPSCGSVFRNPKPYAAGWLIEQTGLKGYQIGGAQVAQLHANFIVNRGGAKASDIFCLIRHIQEKVQERWSILLEPEVKMMGEFQAACG; this is translated from the coding sequence ATGAAAATCTCCCAGGCAGCTGGAAACATCTGCACAGTTTCTGCTACACCTACACAGAAACAGGAAACAGATAAATCATCAGATAACAAAATAATTTATTTACCAGGTACAGATTGCATGATCAGGTCTCAGGCTGCGTTGTCTGCGTTTACTTCTTACAGAGTTGGTGGAGCAGCAGAATGGTACGTTGCGCCTCGGAACTTAGAAGCACTGCAAGCCAGCTTGAATTATGCAAAAGAACATAACTTAACTGTAACAATTTTAGGTGCAGGTTCTAACCTGTTAGTAAGCGATCGCGGTTTACCTGGCCTAGTGGTTGCTACACGCCACCTACGCCACAGTCACTTTGACCCAGAAACAGGTTTATTAACAGTCGCTGCCGGAGAAGCAATTCCCAGCCTAGCATGGGAAGCTGCACAACTGGGATGGCAAGGTTTAGAATGGGCTGTTGGTATTCCCGGAACTGTGGGTGGTGCTGTCGTGATGAATGCTGGCGCACATAATAGCTGCATTGCAGATATCTTGGTTAGTGCCGAAATTCTGTCACCAGATGGCACACTAGAAACTCTCAGCCCTGAACAAATGGGTTACAGCTATAGAACTTCATTACTCCAAGGTAGCGATCGCATTGTCACCCAAGCTACTTTCCAACTGCAACCAGGAGCCGACCCCGCTACAGTTTTAGCTGTGACTAAACAACACAAGCAACATCGACTCTCCACCCAACCTTATAACTTCCCCAGTTGTGGTAGCGTCTTCCGTAATCCCAAGCCTTATGCAGCTGGTTGGTTGATTGAACAGACAGGACTCAAAGGCTATCAAATCGGTGGCGCACAAGTAGCTCAACTACATGCCAATTTTATTGTGAATCGCGGTGGAGCTAAAGCCAGTGATATTTTCTGTCTGATTCGTCACATCCAAGAAAAAGTACAAGAACGCTGGTCGATTTTGTTAGAGCCAGAAGTCAAAATGATGGGTGAGTTTCAAGCAGCTTGTGGCTAG
- the thiL gene encoding thiamine-phosphate kinase, producing MTKVKDIGEQGLLAKLQSFCPPEIIGDDAAVLETAPGASLVVTTDVLVDGVHFSDATTSPEDAGWRAAAANLSDLAAMGASPLGITVGLGLPGDLNVSWVERLYQGMTECLQKYNTPIVGGDVVRSPTATISITAFGQVEPQRIIRRSAAKVGMAIVVTGVHGASHMGLQLLLHPQLGHNLSPAEKTAFIKAHQRPQPRLDVLPILWEIFTPHSQLPVAGMDSSDGLADAVLQICRASNVGAVIDRQKILFPPTFTNWLKPEQAIEYTLYGGEDFELVLCLPPTQANTLVQQLSQGAAIIGTITSDSQVLLRDQNEKIPDQVLSLSQGFQHFS from the coding sequence ATGACCAAAGTTAAAGACATTGGCGAACAAGGCCTATTAGCAAAGTTACAAAGCTTCTGCCCCCCAGAAATTATTGGAGACGATGCAGCAGTTCTAGAAACGGCACCAGGAGCATCACTAGTAGTAACTACCGATGTTTTAGTTGATGGCGTACACTTCAGTGATGCTACTACTTCCCCAGAGGATGCAGGTTGGCGAGCAGCAGCAGCCAATTTATCTGATTTAGCCGCTATGGGGGCTTCTCCTTTAGGTATTACAGTTGGCTTAGGGCTTCCTGGCGATTTAAATGTAAGTTGGGTTGAGCGACTTTACCAAGGCATGACAGAATGCCTGCAAAAATACAATACCCCAATTGTCGGCGGTGATGTAGTGCGATCGCCGACTGCAACCATCTCCATTACCGCTTTTGGTCAAGTTGAACCCCAGCGAATTATCCGCCGTTCTGCTGCTAAAGTGGGAATGGCGATCGTGGTCACAGGTGTTCATGGAGCCTCCCACATGGGCTTACAACTGCTCTTGCATCCCCAATTAGGGCATAACCTCTCTCCAGCAGAAAAGACCGCCTTTATCAAAGCTCATCAACGCCCTCAACCCCGACTAGATGTCTTACCCATCCTCTGGGAAATTTTCACTCCTCATTCCCAACTCCCGGTTGCTGGAATGGATAGCAGCGATGGTTTAGCAGATGCAGTTTTACAGATTTGTCGTGCCAGTAATGTAGGTGCAGTTATAGACCGCCAAAAAATCCTTTTTCCACCTACTTTTACCAATTGGCTCAAACCAGAACAAGCAATAGAATATACCCTCTACGGTGGTGAAGACTTTGAATTAGTACTTTGCTTACCACCCACACAAGCAAATACTCTGGTACAGCAACTCAGCCAAGGTGCAGCAATTATTGGCACCATTACGTCTGATTCACAAGTGTTATTACGTGACCAAAATGAAAAAATCCCTGACCAAGTTCTTAGTCTTAGCCAGGGATTTCAACATTTTAGTTAA
- a CDS encoding YbaB/EbfC family nucleoid-associated protein, translating to MTGKGQGFGFGLGKMKELAEAFKKAQQVQEGAKRLQEELEQMEIQGEAGGGLVKVIVSGNQEPKRVEISPDALAQGAELLSDLVTVAMKDAYNKSTATMRERMEELTSGLELPGF from the coding sequence ATGACAGGTAAAGGACAAGGATTCGGCTTTGGCTTAGGCAAAATGAAAGAACTCGCCGAAGCCTTTAAAAAAGCACAGCAAGTTCAAGAAGGTGCAAAGCGACTCCAAGAAGAATTGGAGCAGATGGAAATTCAAGGAGAAGCTGGTGGTGGTCTGGTCAAAGTGATTGTCAGCGGGAACCAAGAACCCAAGCGAGTAGAAATTTCTCCTGATGCCTTAGCACAAGGGGCAGAATTACTTTCCGACCTTGTAACAGTGGCAATGAAAGACGCTTACAACAAGTCCACAGCCACAATGCGGGAACGGATGGAAGAATTGACCAGTGGACTGGAATTGCCTGGATTTTAG
- the nadD gene encoding nicotinate (nicotinamide) nucleotide adenylyltransferase, which translates to MQHLAIFGGTFDPIHWGHLLIAEMALSQIPLDQIIWVPSFNPPHKKAAPFEHRVKMLEVTTRNNPAFTVSLVESSRSGTSYAINTLIDLSAVYSNTHWYWILGLDTFQTLPRWYRRQELAQMCNWLIAPRQLDNDQAKSNIICQQVEQQLRQQSLSIHWQFLNIPLVGVSSSLIRKLSCQNKSIKHLVPEPVRFYITTNNLYSEKSE; encoded by the coding sequence ATGCAACATCTGGCAATTTTCGGTGGCACATTTGATCCAATTCATTGGGGACACTTACTCATCGCCGAAATGGCTTTGTCTCAAATCCCCCTAGATCAAATAATTTGGGTACCATCGTTCAATCCTCCACACAAAAAAGCAGCACCATTTGAGCATCGAGTGAAGATGCTGGAAGTAACTACAAGAAACAACCCAGCTTTTACTGTGTCCTTGGTGGAGTCAAGTCGCTCTGGAACCTCTTATGCTATCAACACGTTGATTGACTTATCGGCTGTTTATTCAAATACTCACTGGTACTGGATTTTGGGTTTGGATACTTTCCAAACCTTACCTCGGTGGTACCGTAGACAAGAGTTAGCACAAATGTGTAACTGGTTGATTGCGCCTCGACAATTGGATAATGATCAAGCTAAAAGCAACATCATCTGCCAGCAAGTGGAGCAACAACTACGGCAGCAGTCACTAAGCATTCACTGGCAATTCTTGAATATACCCTTAGTGGGAGTTTCGTCAAGTCTTATTCGCAAACTTTCTTGCCAAAATAAATCTATTAAGCATTTAGTTCCAGAGCCGGTAAGATTCTACATCACGACCAATAACCTCTATTCAGAAAAATCTGAATAA
- a CDS encoding type I glyceraldehyde-3-phosphate dehydrogenase translates to MIRVAINGFGRIGRNFARCWLGRQNSNIDLVAVNDTSDPRTNAHLLKYDSMLGKLKDVDISADDNSIIVNGKTIKCVSDRNPENLPWREWEIDLIIEATGVFTSKEGALKHVNAGAKKVLITAPGKNEDGTFVIGVNHHDYDHNKHHIISNASCTTNCLAPIAKVLNDKFGIIKGTMTTTHSYTGDQRLLDASHRDVRRARAAAINIVPTSTGAAKAVALVIPELKGKLNGVALRVPTPNVSMVDFVVQVEKRTITEEVNQALKDASEGSLKGILDYSELQLVSSDYQGTDASSIVDASLTLVMGSDLVKVMAWYDNEWGYSQRVLDLAELVAEKWQ, encoded by the coding sequence GTGATTAGAGTCGCAATCAACGGTTTCGGGCGCATCGGGCGTAACTTTGCACGTTGTTGGTTAGGTCGGCAAAATAGCAATATCGACCTTGTAGCTGTCAACGACACATCAGATCCTAGAACAAATGCTCACCTCCTAAAGTATGACTCAATGCTTGGGAAGTTAAAGGATGTTGACATTTCCGCCGATGATAACTCTATCATCGTTAACGGTAAAACCATTAAGTGCGTATCTGATCGCAATCCAGAAAACTTGCCCTGGAGAGAATGGGAAATTGATCTGATTATCGAAGCAACTGGGGTATTTACTAGCAAAGAGGGAGCTTTAAAGCACGTAAATGCTGGTGCTAAAAAGGTTCTAATTACTGCTCCTGGGAAAAATGAAGATGGTACGTTCGTAATTGGTGTGAATCACCACGATTACGATCACAACAAACATCACATTATTAGTAACGCCAGCTGTACTACCAACTGTTTGGCTCCTATTGCCAAAGTACTGAATGACAAATTTGGTATTATCAAAGGTACAATGACCACCACCCACAGCTACACAGGAGACCAGCGTTTGCTAGACGCTTCTCACCGTGATGTACGTCGGGCAAGAGCAGCAGCCATCAACATTGTTCCCACCTCTACAGGTGCAGCAAAAGCAGTGGCGCTAGTAATTCCAGAACTCAAAGGTAAGCTGAATGGTGTTGCCTTACGTGTACCAACCCCGAACGTCTCAATGGTAGATTTCGTTGTTCAGGTTGAGAAGCGTACTATTACTGAAGAAGTTAACCAAGCCCTCAAAGATGCCTCAGAGGGTTCACTCAAAGGTATTCTAGACTACAGTGAACTTCAGTTAGTATCCTCAGATTACCAAGGTACTGATGCTTCTTCGATTGTTGATGCCAGCTTGACTTTAGTAATGGGCAGTGACTTGGTAAAAGTTATGGCTTGGTATGACAACGAGTGGGGTTATAGCCAACGTGTTCTAGATTTGGCTGAACTAGTGGCCGAGAAATGGCAATAA